The following coding sequences are from one Nilaparvata lugens isolate BPH chromosome 6, ASM1435652v1, whole genome shotgun sequence window:
- the LOC120352031 gene encoding homeobox protein ESX1-like has translation MSDPKSIRERRDSPLKATADTQRGRAVILLYRQCGCDEAARQKRVMNWKRDLEQFMKAYPQNTLFRELFKKISSDIRLLIHSLKTEYSKRLIASADNKSKAVWNLIRKETPIRIQRSQLGSFQFDIDGEEVQPSTSAGFLGVTVDRNLACETLNCFILRIQRAEYGTDVKWRNMSNLMVSKSAPQVGGSRLKSKAVKTGPPLPVAPQPVARLPPVTPPPVIRPPPIARQLVAPLVAWPPLVARPPPVALQVAPPPVPQPPPVTPLVVWPPPVAPPVARPLPVIRPPPVARPPVAPPPLVAPPTAAIPPPTVDLLRLAIVPPAEKGILSTVSGTQNVLIAKLYLRRW, from the exons ATGAGCGATCCTAAGTCGATCAGGGAAAGGAGAGACAGCCCGCTTAAGGCAACCGCCGACACTCAGCGCGGCCGCGCCGTCATCCTGCTGTACAGACAGTGTGGCTGCGACGAAGCAGCAAGGCAGAAGAGAGTGATGAATTG GAAGCGAGACCTGGAGCAGTTTATGAAGGCTTATCCTCAAAATACTCTGTTTCGTGAGTTGTTCAAAAAGATATCCTCTGACATCAGACTGCTGATCCATTCTCTCAAGACTGAATATTCCAAGAGACTGATAGCTTCTGCTGACAACAAATCTAAGGCTGTATGGAATCTAATCAGGAAGGAAACTCCCATCAGG ATACAGCGATCACAGCTGGGCTCTTTTCAGTTTGATATTGATGGTGAGGAGGTTCAGCCCTCCACCTCGGCAGGGTTCCTGGGAGTGACTGTCGACCGGAATTTGGCATG CGAGACTCTAAACTGCTTTATTCTAAGAATTCAGCGAGCTGAATATGGAACCGATGTGAAATGGAGAAATATGAGTAATCTGA tggttagcaagtcagctcCCCAAGTTGGAGGTTCTAGGCTCAaatccaaggcggtaaag actggcccaccactgccagtcgcCCCGCAACCGGTCGCCCGGCTGCCACCAGTCACCCCGCCGCCAGTCATCCGGCCGCCACCGATCGCCCGGCAGCTGGTTGCCCCGCTGGTCGCCTGGCCGCCACtggtcgcccggccgccgccggtcgccctgcaggtcgccccaccaccggtCCCCCAGCCGCCGCCGGTCACCCCACTGGTCGTCTggccgccaccggtcgccccgccggtcgcccggccgctGCCAGTCATCCggccgccaccggtcgcccggccgccggtcgccccaccaccacTGGTCGCCCCACCGACGGCTGCCATCCCACCACCAACAGTCGACCTGCTGCGGCTGGCAATTGTCCCGCCGGCTGAGAAGGGCATTCTGAGCACAGTCAGTGGCACTCAGAATGTACTTATAGCTAAACTATATCTAAGGAGATGGTAG
- the LOC120352030 gene encoding classical arabinogalactan protein 9-like, whose translation MNSGQVVVVVVITFLVKRLAHHCQSPCHQLPGRHRSPRHQSPGRHRSPGRQLPCQSPPPPVARPPPVTTAAAGRPAGRPTTGPPAAAGHPTGRPAATGRPAGRPATASHPAATGRPAAGRPTTTGCPTDGCHPTTNSQPAAAGNCPAG comes from the exons ATGAACTCAGGAcaagtggtggtggtggtggtgataACCTTCCTTGTCAAAAG actggcccaccactgccagtcgcCCTGCCACCAGTTGCCCggccgccaccggtcgccccgCCACCAGTCACCCGGCCGCCACCGATCGCCCGGCCGCCAGTTGCCCTGCCAGTCGCCCCCGCCACCGGTTGCCCGGCCTCCACCGGTCACCacggccgccgccggtcgccccgcaggtcgccccaccaccggtCCCCCAGCCGCCGCTGGTCACCCCACTGGTCGTCCggccgccaccggtcgcccTGCCGGTCGCCCGGCCACCGCCAGTCATCCggccgccaccggtcgcccggccgccggtcgccccaccaccaccGGTTGCCCCACCGACGGCTGCCATCCCACCACCAACAGTCAACCTGCTGCGGCTGGCAATTGTCCCGCCGGCTGA